A stretch of Brassica rapa cultivar Chiifu-401-42 chromosome A08, CAAS_Brap_v3.01, whole genome shotgun sequence DNA encodes these proteins:
- the LOC103835004 gene encoding NEDD8-conjugating enzyme Ubc12: MIGLFKVKEKQREQAQNASRGGGASVKKQSAGELRLHKDISELNLPSSCTISFPNGKDDLMNFEVSIKPDDGYYHNGTFVFTFQVSPVYPHEAPKVKCKTKVYHPNIDLEGNVCLNILREDWKPVLNINTVIYGLFHLFTEPNSEDPLNHDAAQVLRDNPKLFETNVRRAMTGGYVGQTFFPRCI; the protein is encoded by the exons ATGATTGGGTTGTTTAAAGTAAAGGAAAAGCAAAGAGAACAAGCTCAGAACGCTAGTAGAGGAGGAGGAGCTTCTGTTAAGAAGCAATCTGCTGGTGAACTTCGTCTTCACAAAG ATATATCAGAGTTGAACCTTCCAAGCTCGTGTACGATATCTTTCCCTAATGGCAAAGATGATTTGATGAACTTTGAAGTCTCCATTAAACCCGATGATGGTTACTACCA TAATGGTACATTTGTTTTCACGTTCCAAGTGTCTCCTGTGTATCCACATGAAGCTCCTAAAGTTAAATGCAAAACCAAG GTTTATCATCCCAATATCGATTTGGAAGGAAATGTGTGCTTGAACATCTTACGTGAAGACTGGAAACCTGTTCTTAACATCAACACTGTTATCTATGGACTCTTTCATCTTTTCACG GAACCAAATTCTGAAGATCCATTGAACCATGATGCAGCACAAGTTTTAAGGGACAACCCTAAGCTGTTTGAGACCAATGTCCGTAGGGCCATGACTGGTGGGTATGTTGGTCAAACCTTTTTCCCGCGCTGTATCTAA
- the LOC103835003 gene encoding aminopeptidase P1, with product MSEILSSLRSLMASHSPPLDALVVPSEDYHQSEYVSARDKRREFVSGFTGSAGLALITKNEARLWTDGRYFLQAIQQLSDEWTLMRMGEDPLVEVWMSDNLSEGANIGVDPWCVSVDTANRWGKAFAKKSQNLIPTTTDLVDEVWKSRPPPEMNPVLVHPLEFAGRSVPEKLTDLRAKLKQESARGLVIAALDEVAWLYNIRGTDVAYCPVVHAFAIVTTDSAFLYVDKKKVSNEVSEYFKGLGVEVKEYTDVISDVALLASKQLFSSFSSKSEDMEIDSDQTDRLWVDPASCCYALYSKLDADKVLLQPSPLSLPKALKNPVELEGLKKAHVRDGAAVVQYLVWLDNQMQELYGASGYFMEAEANKKKPTSETSKLTELTVSDKLESLRAAKEHFRGLSFPTISSVGSNAAIIHYSPEPEACAEMDPDKIYLCDSGAQYLDGTTDITRTVHFGKPSAHEKDCYTAVLKGHVALGNARFPKGTNGYTLDILARAPLWKFGLDYRHGTGHGVGSYLFVHEGPHQVSFRPSARNVPLQATMTVTDEPGYYEDGNFGIRLENVLVVNDAETEFNFGDKGYLQFEHITWAPYQVKLIDLKQLTREEIDWLNTYHLRCKDILAPFLNQAEMEWLKKATEPVSVLA from the exons ATGTCTGAGATTCTCTCTTCCCTGAGGTCACTCATGGCCTCTCACTCTCCTCCTCTCGACGCTCTCGTCGTCCCTTCCGAAGACTATCACCAG AGCGAGTATGTTTCTGCTCGAGACAAACGCCGTGAGTTCGTGTCTGGATTTACTGGAAGCGCAG GTTTGGCACTAATCACGAAGAACGAAGCGAGGCTTTGGACTGATGGTCGTTACTTCTTGCAAGCGATCCAACAGCTTAGTGATGAGTGGACACTCATGCGTATGGGAGAAGATCCTCTTGTTGAAGTTTGGATGTCTGAT AATCTGTCTGAGGGAGCAAACATAGGTGTTGATCCATGGTGTGTCTCGGTAGACACCGCAAACAGGTGGGGAAAAGCCTTTGCTAAGAAGTCTCAGAACCTTATTCCGACAACAACTGATCTTGTGGATGAAGTCTGGAAGAGCCGTCCACCTCCTGAGATGAACCCTGTTCTTGTCCATCCCTTGGAGTTTGCTGGCCGCTCTGTCCCCGAGAAGTTAACAGATTTGAGAGCAAAGCTTAAGCAAGAGAGTGCGCGTGGTTTGGTCATTGCTGCTCTTGATGAGGTTGCTTGGCTATACAACATCCGTGGAACCGATGTTGCTTACTGTCCCGTTGTTCACGCCTTTGCAATCGTTACGACCGACTCTGCGTTCCTCTATGTTGACAAGAAGAAAGTGTCCAATGAGGTGAGTGAGTACTTCAAAGGGCTTGGCGTAGAAGTCAAGGAGTACACAGATGTGATCTCAGATGTGGCGTTGCTTGCTTCGAAACAACTCTTTTCATCATTCTCATCTAAAAGCGAGGACATGGAGATTGACTCTGACCAGACTGATCGGTTGTGGGTGGATCCTGCTTCCTGCTGCTATGCGCTTTATTCAAAGTTGGATGCTGATAAGGTCCTCTTACAACCATCTCCTCTCTCACTCCCAAAAGCCTTAAAG AACCCTGTTGAGCTCGAAGGACTCAAGAAAGCACATGTTCGTGATGGTGCAGCTGTTGTTCAGTACCTTGTTTGGCTTGATAACCAG ATGCAGGAGCTTTATGGAGCATCTGGATACTTTATGGAAGCAGAGgcaaacaaaaagaaaccaaCTAGTGAGACCTCTAAGCTTACTGAATTGACTGTGAGTGATAAGCTGGAGAGTCTCCGAGCTGCCAAAGAG CATTTTAGAGGTCTAAGCTTTCCTACTATATCATCTGTTGGTTCAAACGCTGCCATCATTCATTATTCACCAGAGCCTGAAGCGTGTGCTGAGATGGACCCAGATAAAATCTACTTATGTGATTCAGGAGCACAG TATCTCGATGGAACAACTGATATAACCAGAACGGTTCACTTTGGGAAACCTTCAGCTCATGAGAAGGACTGTTATACTGCG GTGCTCAAGGGTCATGTTGCACTTGGAAACGCTCGGTTTCCGAAAGGAACAAATGGTTATACACTTGATATACTTGCTAGAGCTCCTTTGTGGAAGTTTGGGTTGGATTATCGACATGGTACTGGTCATGGAGTTGGCTCTTACCTTTTTGTTCATGAAG GACCTCACCAAGTTAGTTTCAGACCTAGTGCTAGGAATGTACCTCTTCAAGCTACCATGACTGTAACTGATG AGCCTGGTTACTATGAAGATGGGAACTTTGGTATTAGGCTAGAGAATGTTCTTGTTGTTAATGATGCTGAAACTGAGTTTAACTTTGGTGACAAGGGCTACTTGCAGTTCGAGCATATCACTTGG GCACCGTATCAAGTGAAACTCATCGATCTAAAGCAGTTGACACGAGAAGAGATCGACTGGTTAAACACGTACCATCTGAGATGCAAGGACATTTTGGCTCCGTTCCTGAACCAGGCTGAAATGGAATGGCTCAAGAAAGCTACCGAGCCTGTAAGTGTATTGGCTTGA